The bacterium genome contains the following window.
CTGGATTAACACCATTAACAACATACTACTATAGATTATTCTCTTACGATGGTGTGAATTATTCATTTGGTGTTAATGCTAACGCAACGACACCTTGTGGAGTAGTTACTGATTTCTTCGAGAATTTTGATGGAGTAACAACTCCAGCACTACCGAGTTGCTGGGCTAAAGTAGGAACAACAGGTTCTGTTTATACACAAACTAGCAACAACTACTCAGCACCAAATTGCTTGTATATTTATTCGACCTCAACATCTAGTATAGCGATGGTATCTCTACCTCCAGTGAGTAATGCAGGTGCAGGCACACATTGGCTTAAATTTTATGCTAGAGGAAATGTTTCTGTTGGTGGAAATCTTCAGATTGGTTATCTGACTAATCCTGTTGACCCATTGACATTTGTGCCAGTTGATACAGTTACGATGGCTAGTCTTACTTATCAGTTATATACGGCAATTTTAGGAACAGCACCTGGCTCTAACCAATACTTAGCAATTCGCCATACCGGTAATCCAGCGTCAAGTATTTTAATTGATAATGTGAGCTGGGAGGCAGTACCAACCTCACCAATATTTGCAATTGATCCAGCCAGCGCAGATTTTGGAACAACTTTAGCTGGTACTACAGTAGATAGAAACTTCACTATTACAAACGATGGCGGCAGCACACTAACAATTAATTCCGGCGGCATAACATTGACAGGTACTAATGCCGATCAGTTCACACTTGGCAGTATAGCTTATCCAATTAATTTAGGCCTTGGTGAAAATGAAGTTATTACGGTATCATTTGCGCCTACTTCAGCAGGTGCAAAGAGTGCTACAATGCAGATCGTACACAATGCAACTGGTTCACCTGCATTAGTTCCACTAGCCGGTACAGCTCTTCCTCAAGGAATCCTATTTGAAGACTTTACGGGTACAACATTCCCACCAGCAGGCTGGACAGTTGCAAACCTCGATGCTGGAACATCAGGAGCTTGGGGTCGTTATACAACTAGTCCATATTTCTTGTCACCACCAGCATCAGCATCTAGTAGATGGGAATCTACTACCATTCAGAACAATGACTGGTTAATAACTCCAAAACTTACGGTCGTTTCAGGAGATAGCCTTGTATTCTGGTGGCGTGCTTACAGTTCAACGTACACTGAAAGTATGGTTATTAAAATTGGATTAACCAATGATCCATATGGAACCTGGACTGATCTTGACTCTTTGGCAAGTAATAGTGCTACCTGGATGAGGAAGTCATATAATTTGTCTGTTTATTCAGGGAATGTTTACATAGCATTTGTAAATAGAGGTTTAAATAAATTCAGAATATTCCTGGATGATATTCAAGGTCCGCAGGTATATGTTCCGGCAGTAGATCTGGCATTTACAGATTTCTATCAAGCTACAGGTTTACCTGTTCCAGGACCAGGTGAAAAGTTCACCGATTATAAAGTAAGTGAGAATGAGGAATTGATTCACACCGGTATAAAGAACGAAACTAGTTTATCACCAACTGCTATTGGTGTTCAATCAACAAATGTTGAAAGATTAAATCCGATTTCGTATGGCGGGGTAATTCCTTTCAATCCTGAATTAGTTGCAGCTAGCTTAAAAGGTGTTATAGAAAACTTCGGTTTAAATGCTGCTGCATATAATTTGAATTGGACCGCTGGTGGCGTTGCTCAGCCAACATATAATGGACCCAGCGTACCAGCATCAGGCACAGATACTGCTACAATTTCCTGGACTTCCGGAGAACGTGGTACATTTATGATCGCTGGTGACATTACAGTAGCTGGTGATGAGGTGACCGGAAATAACACTGCAACTCCATTCCGTATGCGTGTTTATCCGGATACATTCACACGTACTATTTATGATCGTGGAGATAATACTGTTGATACTTACATAGGATTCAATAATGCTGCAATCACATTTAAAGCTGGTGTTAGATTTACTGCACCGGCGAATGATATAAAATTAGCAGGAGTTGATTTCATATGCAGAACTGAAACTGTGACAGGTGGAACCTGGGAAATTCAGATTAGAGATACAAGTTCGTCACCTAACGCTCCTGGTGCAGTACTTTATGAAAAAATCATCTATGATACAGTGAGTTATTATGCCAGTGCCGGTGATTATATTCACTTTGCATTTGACGATACCGCACCAATTATACCAGCAGGTGATGATTATTGGATTACAATTAAAGCTCCTTTAGGAATTTTATATCCGTGTGGTGCTCATAACAATGGATTTACACCAGGAAGAAGCTACTACGAAAATTCACCTGATACTACTACTTGGTCACCCCTCATTATAACTACAGAAAGAGCATGGATAATGCGATCTGTTGAAGTTGCGGCATCAAACACCTTCCAGCTTTCAGTAAACGTAGCCAATGGCTGGAATATGGTATCGATACCTGGACTACATCCGGTAGATCAGAATGTAGGTACGTGGTGGGCATATAGAGTAGCAGGCTCACAGGTATTCAAGTATCAAGGTGGATATACACAAGTAACTACAGCAACCCCGGGAGAGGGATACTGGATGAAACAAGATGGAGCCAGAGTATATAACACAGGAGACGAATGGCCATCAGGCGGAATACAGATAGTACCACACGCACCACTAGCAGGAGCCTCAGGCTGGAATATGATAGGTGGATATGAGCTAAGTGTAACAGCAGCCAACGTAACCACAGTTCCAGGTGGACTGCAGAGTGGTCCAATCTTCAAGTATTCAGGCGGATACACCGCAGCTACGACAATAGATCCTGGATTTGGCTACTGGATAAAGTTGACAGGCGCGGGACAGATAATCATACCGGAGACTATGGCAAAGGAAAGCAGGCCAGTAGAATACTTTGCCGAGGACTGGGGAAGAATAGTACTGACGGATGCAGCAGGAATAAGCTACACATTGTATGCAGTAAAGGGAGAAGTAGACCTAAGTCAGTATGAATTACCACCGGCACCGCCGGCAGGGATGTATGATTTCAGGTTCACGAGTGGAAGGATAGCAGAAGACATCAACAGTGCAGTGCAGACGATAGAGATGAGCGGGGTAGTATATCCATTGACAGTAAAGGTAGAAGGAATGGATATCAGGCTGATGGATGAAAGCGGAAAGATGTTGAACACAAATCTGAAATCAGGTGAAGATGTAGTGATCAGTGATGCAACGATACAGAAGCTGAAGGTAAGCGGAGAGTTGCTGCCGACAGTATATTCATTGGAGCAGAACTATCCGAATCCATTCAACCCAAGCACAGTGATAGAGTTCTCATTGCCGGAAGATGTGGCAAATGTGAAGTTATCGATCTATAATGCATTGGGAGAAAAGGTAGCAGAACTGGTTAACACATCACTGCAGGCAGGAAGATATCAATACCAGTGGAATGCAGGAAGTGTCGCAACCGGAATGTATATCTATGAACTGAGAACAGACAAGTTCGTCTCAGTTAAAAAGATGTTACTCTTGAAGTAATCAGATAAATAATTACAACCCGTCCCGTATATTCGGGACGGGTTATGTTAATAATAAGTCATAAAGTAAATGTGAAAAAAAAGAGTTAAACGTGTTTTAGGTCTTAAAAAAATTATAAATCAGTATTTAACAATAAAAATGTTAAGAGCTTATATACATAATTCAATCCTGTTATCTTGTTATAAGATACAATTCTCACTTAATACCCTAATTAACATCAACTTTAATATTTTAAAAACGGAGGTACTATGCATAACAGCAATCCATTAATCTTTCCTTTATAATAGCTTTACAGAAGTTCGTGTTAACTGTAACCTGTAGAGCATTGATTAAGAAAAGTCCGTTAATAATAAATCAATTATTTATTCACAAAGAATCATAAATGGAGGATTCTTATGAAATTCATTTTCAAATTTAATACGCTATTATTAATAGCTATTGTAATTAGTTTATCATCCAATGTTTTTGCTCAAAACACATTGGACGTTAGTCCGTTCTACAAACAAAATTTACAAATTCTACAACCTACTGAATCTCAGTGGGATGTTGAATTTAATTACGATATGAATACAGTAACGGGTGCTGCAGGAAATGCAGGCTGTGTTTATATCCCTACAATTGGAAAATTCTGGACAAGCAGGTGGGGTTCAGCCATTGCACATCAGTGGAATACTAATGGTACATTAGATATTGAATTTACACTACCATTTGCAGGTACTAGAGGAATGTGTTTTGATGGCACCGTAGTTTATCACTCTACTTCATCAACTACAGTTCAGAAAGTCGATCCAGTAACTAAAACAGTCGTTGGAACGGTTTCAGTTGTAGGTGCACCTAACGGTTTCAGATTTATAACCTATAATCCTGATGGAAATGGAGGCGCTGGTTCAATCATTGGTGGAAACTGGACAGCGCCAAATCTGAATTTTTATGAGTTCAGTTTGACAGGTACATTATTGAGGACAATTACAAATACTGTTACTGGAGTATATGGTCTTGCATATGATAAGTGGACCTCAGGGGGACCTTATCTTTGGGTATGGAGCCAAGGAGCCGGTGAGGGTACACCACAATATATTTATCAAATGAACTATACAACAGGTCTATATACCGGTGTTGCGAAAGATGTGAAAAACGATGTAGGCATAGGTCAACCCAATACAGGAATTGCAGGTGGTTTGTTTATTACTAACCAGTTCATTTCAGGCGAAGTAACTTTAGGTGGTGTTATGCAAGGAGGACCTGATAGATTTTTTGCATATGAACTTGTTCCATCTACACCTCAGGGACCAGGTTACGCTATAACCCCAAATCCCGCTAATGCTGCAACAGGAATTACTGTACCAAACAACACATTGAGCTGGGTTAATCCGGCTGGGGCAACATCCGTTAATGTATATCTTGGATTGAATCCAGCAAGTTTGACTCAGATTCACACAGGCTCTCTTGTTACTTCGAAAGCTGTAACTGGTCTTACTTATTCAACTAAATATTATTGGCGAGTTGATGAAATAGGTGCAACGGGTACCACAACAGGTACTTTGTGGAGTTTCACTACAGAAGCAGAACCATGCCCTGTATTTAATTTTCCAGTAACAGCAAATTTTGAAGATGGATTGTTCCCACCTGAATGCTGGACGCTATCAACTGGTACTTTATGGAAAAGTAACGCCTACTATGCAGAATCTGATAGTGCTAGCGGTTATGGTCTTGGTCTGTACTCTGCTCTTGCTGATTTTTATGTCGTTGGACCACCAGCTCAAATGGATCTTATTTCATTAGAGTATAACTCAGCTGCAGCTTCAAATCCTGCTTTAACATTTGATTGGGCTTATGCAGATTACAGTGGTGTTGAACAAGATGAATTGGACATTTATTATTCAACAGATGGAGGTACTACCTGGACTATATTAGCTGCTATGTATAATGGTGCACCGGGTGATGATAATCTGAATCCATATGGTCTGTCAGATACGGATCCATATTTCCCATTAGATACTGAATGGTCAACTCGAACATTAAATCTACCGCCTAATACAACCAATGTTAAGTTTACAGCAATATCTGATTATGGTAATTGGCTTTTCTTAGACAACATAGGGATCTCAGATCAATTTTTTGACAACTTTGATTCGTATACAGCTGGATTACAATTATGTGGACAAACTACTAATTGGCAAACCTGGAGTGGTCCGACGAGCACGGCTGAAGATCCTTTCGTCTCTTCAACATATGCTTTCAGTCCAAATAATTCTGTTAAAATAGTACAGAATAATGACCTTGTTAGGGTAAATAGCACAGTCACATCTGGGGTTTGGTATTTGAGCTGGATGACTTACATACCAGCAGGTAAAGCTGGATACTTTAATACACTATCAGATTTTGCTGGTGCGGCCTCCGAATTCGCTATGCAGGCATATTTTAATCCGGGTGGTACGGGAACAATTGATGCTGGAGGTGCAAGCGCAGCATCATTCTTCTATCCACATGATCAATGGTTTCAAGTATGGTTGAAGATTGATCTTGATGCTGATTTGGCTACGCTGAGGATTAACGGTTCCTTAGTATACACCTGGCAATATACACTTGGTACATTTGGCGATCCAATCGCAAAACAATTAGAAGCGAATGATTTCTTCGGTGCTACAGCTTCTGATGAAATGTATATTGATAATTATTATTTCTCAGCAATACCATCTCCTATTCAACTGCTGCCAGCGGATGCCGGAATGGTTTCAATTGATCTTGGTATTGCAATTGCTCCGGGCAGCCCAACCCCGCAGGCTACAGTACGTAATTATGGTGGTCTAACACAAACGTTTCCTGTTACAATGACAATCGGTACTTACTCATCTACAAAGACTGTAACAAATCTCGCCCCTGATGCTACTCAGCAAGTGACATTTGATCCCTGGACAGCCGCAACAGGTGGTCCTTTTACAGTTAATGTTTGTACAGAATTGGTAGGAGATCTTAATAACGCCAATAATTGTTCCAGCCAACCACTATATGTATGGGACGCTAGTGGTGATTGGACCGTTGGTGCTGAGTTACCAGATACAACATTTTTGGGAACTGGTACAAGCTGGATTGAAACAACTGTAGATGCTACTGTTGGTCATTTATTTAGCATCGGAGGTGTTGGAACTGGAAGTATCACAAAAACAGCTTGTTATGACTATAATGTTAATACAAATACGTGGACAGTGAAGGCCTCGATGCCCGGAGACAGAGACAGGTTCGCTTCAGCTACTGTTGGTAATTTTATTTATGCGATGGGCGGTTACCCTGAAGCTGTTACGGTGCCTTCGGGTTCAGTGTTTAAGTATGACATTATTGGAAATTCCTGGACTACTGTTGCACCACTACCAACAGGTGAGGAAAGAGGGTGGCATAAAGCTGTAGCATATAATAATAATTACGTATATGTAGCTGGTGGAATAACAGGAGATATAGGCGGTACTACTTTCGAGTATGAAAGCTCAGTTTTATTATATAATGTAACAACTAATACATGGTCAACAGCCACTTCAATGCCAGGTGCAAGATTTGGTGGTGCCTTTGCCATTTCAGGCAACAAGCTTGTTTATATCGGTGGTGCCAGTCCGGAAGGAATTGAAAATACTGTATTTGTCGGAACGATAGATGCAGGAAATCCGGCAGTAATCACCTGGACAACGCAACTAAGTATGTATCCTGGTGCTCAGAACAAATCATACTTAGAATATAGTGTTAATCTTATTGAATCGATTAATAATCCAACTAAACCAAAAGAGCATTCTCGTTTAGTTGGTGGAAATCCCGCTGGTCCTTTATATAGATTTGATGCAGCAAAATGGGGTACTGACGGTGTAATAGTAACAACTGGAGCTCCAGGCGGTTTTATACCTACAGATCCAAACTATTGCTTTGTTTATTATCCTGGAACTGATACATGGTCAGCTCAGGAAAATCTCCCAGTACCGGTTGTTGGTTCTTCATTTGGAACAGTGAATGATGGGAATATTTGGAAACTTATTGTTGCCGGAGGTAATGATGGTAATTTTGGTCGTAAAAATACGCAAATTTATACCCAAACCTTAGGCGGCGCAACCACCTTCCAGCTTTCAGTCAACTTAGGCAATGGCTGGAATATGGTATCGATACCTGGATTGCATCCGGTAGATCAGAATGTAGGTACGTGGTGGGCATTTAGAGTAGCAGGCTCACAGGTGTTCAGGTATCAAGGTGGATATACACAAGTAACCACAGCCACTCCGGGAGTGGGATACTGGATGAAACAAGATGGAGCCAGAGTATATAACACAGGAGACGAATGGCCATCAGGAGGAATACAAATAGTACCACACGTACCACTAGCAGGAGCCTCAGGCTGGAATATGATAGGCGGATATGAGCTAAGTGTAACAGCAGCCAACGTAACAACAAATCCTCCGGGACTGCAGACCGGCTCAATCTTCAAGTATCAAGGTGGATACAGCGTAGCTACGACAATCGATCCGGGATTTGGATACTGGATAAAGCTAACAGGCGCGGGACAGATAATCATACCGGAGACGATGGCAAAGGAAAGCAGACCAGTAGAATACTTTGCAGAGGATTGGGGAAGAATAATACTGACAGATGCAGCAGGAGTAAGCTACACATTGTATGCAGTAAAGGGAGAAGTAGACCTAAGTCAGTATGAATTACCACCGGCACCACCGGCAGGTATGTATGATTTCAGGTTCACGAGTGGAAGGATAGCAGAAGACATCAACAGTGCAGTGCAGACGATAGAGATGAGCGGGGTAGTATATCCATTGACAGTAAAGGTAGAAGGAATGGATATCAGGCTGATGGATGAAAGCGGAAAGATGTTGAACACAAATCTGAAATCAGGTGAAGATGTAGTGATCAGTGATGCAACGATACAGAAGCTGAAGGTAAGCGGAGAGTTGCTGCCGACAGTATATTCATTGGAGCAGAACTATCCGAATCCATTCAACCCAAGCACAGTGATAGAGTTCTCATTGCCGGAAGATGTGGCAAATGTGAAGTTATCGATCTATAATGCATTGGGAGAAAAGGTAGCAGAACTGGTTAACACATCACTGCAGGCAGGAAGATATCAATACCAGTGGAATGCAGGAAGTGTCGCAACCGGAATGTATATCTATGAACTGAGGACGGATAAGTTCGTCTCAGTTAAAAAGATGTTATTGTTGAAGTAATTATCTGAAATATAAAGGGCGGTCTGATTAAGGCCGCCTTTATTTAATTAGAAAATAAGTTGTCTATAGTACTATCGAAGTGATTTATTAAAATATAATTTAGTAATTAAATGGATATTTAAATATTTCAATTATGAGCTGAAGGGAAATTTATAACTCAAATTAAAGTATCACATTTACTCACAAGGATTTGCTGAAACAGTAATTAACATATTTAAACTGCTGAAGAATTCATTGACATAAGCTGAAAATTTCGATAATAGTTGCTGCAATAAATAAAAATATTAAAATAAGAAGCAAGAACAGTAGTAATGTCGATTAATATACTTCAGCAGTTTCAATAAGTTATGAAACAAAAAATTCTGAAAGAGTCCGGCAATATGATCAATTGTTCGAAGAGCGGCATAAGTTAATTAAGCAAAATTGATTTTTTCTATATTCATTTTAGACATTGAAATTTTTCAGAGTTTCTAAAAGGTAATGTCTCAACTAAAATTTTATTTTAATCAAAGAGAAGTTTTTTAAAATTTATTAACTATTATAATTATTAAAAATAATGAGGAGAGATTAAATGAAGGCACTTTATACATTCTGCATTTTAGCATTTTCATTTTCAATTTTAAATGGACAAGATCTGGTAAGGAATGGAGGATTTGAGAATGCTAATAACTTTGAATTTTGGGATGCAAACGTAACAGTAACCGGTGCTTCTGTCGAACCGGTGAATACAGTAGCGCACTTAGGAAGCTGGAGTGTGGAAATTAAATCAGGAACAGATCCTATCGGAGGATGGACTCAATTGATGCAGACATTATTGACTCCTTTAAATAATATAGATTACAAGTTAACGTTCTGGATCAAAGACTCTGTTACAGCAAATAACTTTTTAGGTGTTTATGGATTGACTGCAGCTGGGGAAGTTGCTCTTGGTATTGATTCTCTAAATAATACTGCAATAATTGATCCTGATAGTGGTAGAATAATTATTACACAAAATTTCTTTCAAAACTGGGGCAGAATAAATTATTACTTTAATTCAGGTCAGGATTATTTAGGCTACCTGCTTAAATTTGAAGAAGCCAGTTCAGGAACTTCACTAACTTTACACTTAGATGACTTTGTCATTGTGCCTGTTCCTGGACAGGCAACAGTTCAGGTAACTTCTCCAAACGGAGGTGAAGACTGGCTGGTTAATAGTCAACAAAATATAACCTGGACCAGCTCTAATATTAATAATGTAAAAATTGATTATTCAACAAACAATGGTGGTCTTTGGTTAAATGTTGCATCTTCAGTTCCTGCAGTAAATGGAAGTTATAGCTGGACAATACCTAATACTCCATCAACAGTATGTCTTGTACGAATCAGTGATGAAAGTATTGCTTCTAGATTTGATGTCAGTGATAGCGCTTTTATAATTTCTCCTGCAATTACAGTTACTGATCCAAATGGTGGCGAAAGTTGGATAGGTAATAGTCAGCATAATATAACTTGGACTAGCCAGAATATTACAGATGTCAGTATTGATTATTCGATAGATAATGGTAGTAGCTGGTTAAGTGTGATAGCATCAACACCTGCATCAAGCGGTAGCTTTAGCTGGGCAGTACCAAACACACCATCAACTCAGTGTTTGGTTCGTATCAGTGATGCAAGTAATGCATCTATCAATGATGTTAGCGATGCAACTTTTACAATAACCATAGCTCCAAATCCAGTGGTAACGGTAACTGCTCCAAATGGTGGTGAAGACTGGGTAGCTGGCACAATCCATCAGGTTAAATGGACAAGGCAGGATGTTTCTTACATCAAAATTGAATATTCAACAAATAATGGAAGTGAATGGATCGTTGTGGTTCCCTCAAGGCTGGCGGCACTTGGAAGTTATAATTGGACAATTCCTAATACTCCATCAACACAATGTCTCGTACGAATCAGTGATGTAGATAGTGCTGAAATAAACGACGTTAGTGACAATATATTTACGATAGAACCAATTGTTTCGGTTGAAGATAAATCCGAATTGCCTACAGAGTATACATTATATCAAAGTTATCCAAATCCATTTAACCCGAGTACAATAATCGAGTTCTCTTTACCGGAAGAAGTAGCCGATGTGAAGCTTTCAATTTATAATACTGTTGGTGAGAAAATAGCAGAACTTGTTAATACATCACTGCAAGCTGGGAGATATCAATACCAGTGGAATGCAAGTGGAGTTCCATCAGGAATGTATATTTATGAATTAAGAACTGATAATTTCGTTTCCGTTAAAAAGATGTTACTCTTGAAATAATTAGTAGATAGTTGAACCCAGCGTCGATGCAGGGCTCGTCAATAATATTAATGTGAGTATTCATAAAATTTAGTAAGCAATTAATAAAATATTCCGTTATAATTATTTGGAAATTAGATTATTTTATACGACACATATAGTTGAAGATTTCCTTTTACTCATTTAATAAACTTAAATACTATAGCGTGAGAAGTAATTTAGTATTGGTATTTACCATCTTGTCTTTATGTTATGTTAATAATTTTTGTCAATCGACACCACAAATTTCCATTTCTTTTGAGATCTATGATGATGCAGGTGGGCAAAAAACTCTTTACTTCGGGCTTGATCAAACCGCAACAGATGGGATTGACATTCATCTGGGGGAAAGTGAACTACCACCTTATCCTCCGGTTGGAGCCTTCGATGCGAGGTGGCTTCTACCAGAAAATGGATTCAGTGGAACTCTGAGTTCATGGAGCGATTATAGATTTGTCCCAGCATTTCCTTTTACTGGAACAATTGAACATAGATTCAGATATCAAAGTAGATCAGGTGCAACCGTGATGTATATAGGTTGGAACTTACCTGCAACAGTAACTGGACTTATACAAGATCTTTCAAATGGAACAATAATCAATCTCGAAATAAGTGGAAGCGGTATTTATGAGATAAACAATTTCCAGAATATTGATCGATTAAAACTTTTTATTTATTACAACAATGTAGTATCCTCAGTTGAGGATATTTATGAATTACCCTTGATTTATCAACTTGAGCAGAATTTTCCGAATCCATTCAACCCAAGCACAGTGATAGAATTCTCATTGCCTGAAGATGTGGCAAATGTTAGACTTTCTATATACAGTATACTTGGAGAGAAAGTAGCAGAACTGGTTAACACATCATTGCAGGTTGGAAGATATCAATACCAGTGGAATGCACAGGATGTAGCAACCGGAATGTATATCTATGAATTGATGACAGATAATTTTGTTTCAGTAAAGAAGATGTTATTATTGAGGTAAGTTGAAGTAGGAGCCCTTTCGGTGCGGACAGGGCTCTTAAAAATGTATTTTTAAGGAGTGAGGGAAAATATTATTAAAAATAATAGAGATAATTCTATTAACTCTCCTCCCTGAAAATCATTTATTACTTACATCCGTTTTTCTAAATATTTTTTTCAGGAATGAATAATCATTAATAAATATTTGAGATTTTTATTACATTCGAGTAAAATTGTTGAGGAAAAATTACCTCCAGT
Protein-coding sequences here:
- a CDS encoding choice-of-anchor J domain-containing protein, whose product is MESENSSSSSGTVVFNAGMNDNNYLGNCTIKNSDTVATRPGVGVYFFSTFTGTGNSIVGCDIYNFDDYGIYVNGGPNTNTLIDGCEIYMTDDVTTTLTYGIYVLRANGLIIENSKIYNLDGTTVKGIYVAGSSTSGDYIVRNNFISLANPGHTSGILAGIDYFGYSANSMEVYFNSIYLGGSGITGTSTTNALALRDDANIFKAYNNAVYSARSNGTGTGKHYAVYISDTNQVVREFDYNSYFTDGIGGVMGFYQGINDVADLSTWRTSTGLDASGLYGDPGFIGNDDLHIKPFINLLDGKGLYFASIPNDIDGDTRNATTPDIGADEYAYVPPSVVDPTDVSATAISGDQINIAFTPNGNNNNVVIVFNLDGNFTTPSGPPPAPGNLFAGGTLIANTTTSPYNHTGLTPLTTYYYRLFSYDGVNYSFGVNANATTPCGVVTDFFENFDGVTTPALPSCWAKVGTTGSVYTQTSNNYSAPNCLYIYSTSTSSIAMVSLPPVSNAGAGTHWLKFYARGNVSVGGNLQIGYLTNPVDPLTFVPVDTVTMASLTYQLYTAILGTAPGSNQYLAIRHTGNPASSILIDNVSWEAVPTSPIFAIDPASADFGTTLAGTTVDRNFTITNDGGSTLTINSGGITLTGTNADQFTLGSIAYPINLGLGENEVITVSFAPTSAGAKSATMQIVHNATGSPALVPLAGTALPQGILFEDFTGTTFPPAGWTVANLDAGTSGAWGRYTTSPYFLSPPASASSRWESTTIQNNDWLITPKLTVVSGDSLVFWWRAYSSTYTESMVIKIGLTNDPYGTWTDLDSLASNSATWMRKSYNLSVYSGNVYIAFVNRGLNKFRIFLDDIQGPQVYVPAVDLAFTDFYQATGLPVPGPGEKFTDYKVSENEELIHTGIKNETSLSPTAIGVQSTNVERLNPISYGGVIPFNPELVAASLKGVIENFGLNAAAYNLNWTAGGVAQPTYNGPSVPASGTDTATISWTSGERGTFMIAGDITVAGDEVTGNNTATPFRMRVYPDTFTRTIYDRGDNTVDTYIGFNNAAITFKAGVRFTAPANDIKLAGVDFICRTETVTGGTWEIQIRDTSSSPNAPGAVLYEKIIYDTVSYYASAGDYIHFAFDDTAPIIPAGDDYWITIKAPLGILYPCGAHNNGFTPGRSYYENSPDTTTWSPLIITTERAWIMRSVEVAASNTFQLSVNVANGWNMVSIPGLHPVDQNVGTWWAYRVAGSQVFKYQGGYTQVTTATPGEGYWMKQDGARVYNTGDEWPSGGIQIVPHAPLAGASGWNMIGGYELSVTAANVTTVPGGLQSGPIFKYSGGYTAATTIDPGFGYWIKLTGAGQIIIPETMAKESRPVEYFAEDWGRIVLTDAAGISYTLYAVKGEVDLSQYELPPAPPAGMYDFRFTSGRIAEDINSAVQTIEMSGVVYPLTVKVEGMDIRLMDESGKMLNTNLKSGEDVVISDATIQKLKVSGELLPTVYSLEQNYPNPFNPSTVIEFSLPEDVANVKLSIYNALGEKVAELVNTSLQAGRYQYQWNAGSVATGMYIYELRTDKFVSVKKMLLLK
- a CDS encoding T9SS type A sorting domain-containing protein — encoded protein: MKFIFKFNTLLLIAIVISLSSNVFAQNTLDVSPFYKQNLQILQPTESQWDVEFNYDMNTVTGAAGNAGCVYIPTIGKFWTSRWGSAIAHQWNTNGTLDIEFTLPFAGTRGMCFDGTVVYHSTSSTTVQKVDPVTKTVVGTVSVVGAPNGFRFITYNPDGNGGAGSIIGGNWTAPNLNFYEFSLTGTLLRTITNTVTGVYGLAYDKWTSGGPYLWVWSQGAGEGTPQYIYQMNYTTGLYTGVAKDVKNDVGIGQPNTGIAGGLFITNQFISGEVTLGGVMQGGPDRFFAYELVPSTPQGPGYAITPNPANAATGITVPNNTLSWVNPAGATSVNVYLGLNPASLTQIHTGSLVTSKAVTGLTYSTKYYWRVDEIGATGTTTGTLWSFTTEAEPCPVFNFPVTANFEDGLFPPECWTLSTGTLWKSNAYYAESDSASGYGLGLYSALADFYVVGPPAQMDLISLEYNSAAASNPALTFDWAYADYSGVEQDELDIYYSTDGGTTWTILAAMYNGAPGDDNLNPYGLSDTDPYFPLDTEWSTRTLNLPPNTTNVKFTAISDYGNWLFLDNIGISDQFFDNFDSYTAGLQLCGQTTNWQTWSGPTSTAEDPFVSSTYAFSPNNSVKIVQNNDLVRVNSTVTSGVWYLSWMTYIPAGKAGYFNTLSDFAGAASEFAMQAYFNPGGTGTIDAGGASAASFFYPHDQWFQVWLKIDLDADLATLRINGSLVYTWQYTLGTFGDPIAKQLEANDFFGATASDEMYIDNYYFSAIPSPIQLLPADAGMVSIDLGIAIAPGSPTPQATVRNYGGLTQTFPVTMTIGTYSSTKTVTNLAPDATQQVTFDPWTAATGGPFTVNVCTELVGDLNNANNCSSQPLYVWDASGDWTVGAELPDTTFLGTGTSWIETTVDATVGHLFSIGGVGTGSITKTACYDYNVNTNTWTVKASMPGDRDRFASATVGNFIYAMGGYPEAVTVPSGSVFKYDIIGNSWTTVAPLPTGEERGWHKAVAYNNNYVYVAGGITGDIGGTTFEYESSVLLYNVTTNTWSTATSMPGARFGGAFAISGNKLVYIGGASPEGIENTVFVGTIDAGNPAVITWTTQLSMYPGAQNKSYLEYSVNLIESINNPTKPKEHSRLVGGNPAGPLYRFDAAKWGTDGVIVTTGAPGGFIPTDPNYCFVYYPGTDTWSAQENLPVPVVGSSFGTVNDGNIWKLIVAGGNDGNFGRKNTQIYTQTLGGATTFQLSVNLGNGWNMVSIPGLHPVDQNVGTWWAFRVAGSQVFRYQGGYTQVTTATPGVGYWMKQDGARVYNTGDEWPSGGIQIVPHVPLAGASGWNMIGGYELSVTAANVTTNPPGLQTGSIFKYQGGYSVATTIDPGFGYWIKLTGAGQIIIPETMAKESRPVEYFAEDWGRIILTDAAGVSYTLYAVKGEVDLSQYELPPAPPAGMYDFRFTSGRIAEDINSAVQTIEMSGVVYPLTVKVEGMDIRLMDESGKMLNTNLKSGEDVVISDATIQKLKVSGELLPTVYSLEQNYPNPFNPSTVIEFSLPEDVANVKLSIYNALGEKVAELVNTSLQAGRYQYQWNAGSVATGMYIYELRTDKFVSVKKMLLLK